A part of Betaproteobacteria bacterium genomic DNA contains:
- a CDS encoding PilT/PilU family type 4a pilus ATPase, translating to MFLTPLFKLMQEKQASDLFFTMGAPIQIKINGTAMPLNAQVLDGAAVKRIAYEMMSEEQIREFEETLEMNFSYRMPEVGNFRVNVFRQRASVGMVIRYVRAEVPHVDDLRLPPVLKELIMEKRGLILVVGATGSGKSTTLASMLEHRNRSKTGHILTIEDPVEFIFTHRKSIVNQREVGIDTKSFESALINAMREAPDVLMIGEIRDRKTLENALVFAQTGHLCLATLHANNSYNALNRIISFFPRDLRESLLMDLSISLRCVISQRLVKGRDGKLIPAVEVLLNTRHIAELVRNGEIDQIKEAMEKSMSPGSQTFEQALLKLHLDNVVSMEEALAHSDSPTNLSWLINNAKDQAAQEKPKPSAEKPSADRRTSATDLSEFQFNLDVV from the coding sequence ATGTTTCTCACGCCCCTCTTCAAGCTCATGCAGGAGAAGCAGGCCTCCGACCTGTTCTTCACCATGGGCGCGCCGATCCAGATCAAGATCAACGGCACCGCGATGCCGCTCAACGCCCAGGTGCTCGACGGCGCAGCAGTCAAGCGCATCGCCTACGAGATGATGTCGGAAGAGCAGATCCGCGAGTTCGAGGAGACGCTCGAGATGAACTTCTCGTACCGCATGCCGGAGGTCGGGAATTTCCGCGTGAACGTCTTCCGGCAGCGCGCATCGGTGGGCATGGTGATCCGCTATGTGCGCGCCGAGGTGCCGCACGTGGACGACCTGCGGCTGCCGCCGGTGCTCAAGGAACTCATCATGGAGAAGCGCGGGCTCATCCTCGTGGTGGGCGCCACCGGCTCCGGCAAGTCGACCACGCTCGCGTCCATGCTCGAGCACAGGAACCGCAGCAAGACCGGGCACATCCTCACCATCGAAGACCCCGTCGAGTTCATCTTCACGCACAGGAAGAGCATCGTGAACCAGCGCGAGGTGGGCATCGACACCAAGTCGTTCGAGAGCGCGCTCATCAACGCCATGCGCGAAGCGCCGGACGTGCTGATGATCGGCGAGATCCGCGACCGCAAGACGCTCGAGAACGCGCTCGTCTTCGCTCAGACCGGCCACCTCTGCCTCGCCACCCTGCACGCGAACAACAGCTACAACGCGCTCAACCGCATCATCAGCTTCTTCCCCCGCGATTTGCGCGAGAGCCTGCTCATGGACCTGTCCATCAGCCTGCGCTGCGTGATCTCGCAGCGGCTCGTGAAGGGCCGCGACGGCAAACTGATTCCGGCGGTCGAAGTGCTGCTGAACACCCGGCACATCGCCGAACTCGTGCGCAACGGCGAGATCGACCAGATCAAGGAAGCGATGGAGAAGAGCATGTCGCCCGGCTCGCAGACCTTCGAGCAGGCGCTGCTGAAACTGCATCTCGACAACGTGGTGAGCATGGAGGAGGCGCTCGCCCACTCCGACTCGCCGACGAACCTTTCCTGGCTCATCAACAACGCCAAGGATCAGGCGGCGCAGGAAAAGCCGAAGCCGTCGGCCGAGAAGCCTTCAGCGGATCGGCGCACGTCCGCCACCGACCTGAGCGAGTTCCAGTTCAATCTCGACGTCGTGTGA
- the dapE gene encoding succinyl-diaminopimelate desuccinylase, whose protein sequence is MTTPTLDLARTLIARPSVTPEDAGCQALIAARLEALGFAVEPMRFGEVDNLWARRGTSSPLVVFAGHTDVVPTGPREEWASDPFTPTIRNGWLYGRGAADMKSSIAAFTTAVERFVAEHARHRGSIAFLLTADEEGPAVDGTVRVVEALRARGERADWCIVGEPTAVSALGDTVKNGRRGSLSGRLTVRGVQGHVAYPHLARNPVHQAAPALAELAAMEWDRGNAFFPATTWQISNLRAGTGAGNVIPGRLDVEFNFRFSTASTVEGLESRVRAILDRHGLEYDLDWTVGAEPYLTAAGPLVDAVSSAVERVTGARPELSTTGGTSDGRFLAKWSPEVIEIGPVNATIHKIDECVRLDEIERLHGIYYETLMNLLVRRD, encoded by the coding sequence ATGACCACTCCTACGCTGGATCTCGCGCGCACTCTTATCGCGCGACCTTCCGTCACGCCTGAAGACGCCGGCTGCCAGGCGCTGATCGCGGCACGACTCGAAGCACTGGGCTTCGCTGTCGAGCCGATGCGCTTCGGCGAGGTCGACAACCTGTGGGCGCGACGCGGAACCTCGTCTCCCCTCGTCGTCTTTGCGGGGCACACGGACGTCGTGCCCACCGGCCCGCGCGAGGAATGGGCGAGCGATCCCTTCACGCCGACGATCCGCAACGGCTGGCTCTACGGTCGCGGCGCTGCCGACATGAAGAGTTCGATTGCAGCGTTCACGACTGCGGTCGAGCGCTTCGTGGCAGAACATGCCCGGCATCGCGGCTCGATCGCATTCCTGCTCACCGCCGATGAGGAAGGCCCTGCCGTCGATGGCACGGTGCGCGTCGTCGAGGCCCTGCGCGCGCGTGGCGAGCGCGCCGACTGGTGCATCGTCGGCGAACCGACCGCGGTCAGCGCACTCGGCGATACCGTGAAAAACGGTCGTCGCGGTTCGCTCTCGGGGCGGCTCACGGTGCGCGGCGTTCAGGGTCACGTCGCCTATCCGCACCTCGCACGCAACCCCGTGCATCAGGCAGCGCCGGCGCTTGCCGAGCTCGCGGCGATGGAGTGGGATCGCGGCAACGCGTTCTTTCCGGCGACGACCTGGCAGATATCGAACCTCCGCGCCGGCACAGGCGCGGGCAACGTGATTCCCGGGCGGCTCGACGTCGAGTTCAACTTCCGCTTCTCGACCGCGAGCACGGTGGAAGGTCTCGAATCCCGGGTGCGGGCGATCCTCGATCGTCACGGCCTCGAATACGATCTCGACTGGACCGTGGGTGCGGAGCCTTATCTCACCGCCGCGGGGCCGCTGGTGGACGCCGTCTCCAGCGCAGTCGAGCGGGTGACCGGTGCGCGGCCGGAGCTTTCCACCACGGGCGGGACCTCGGACGGACGCTTTCTCGCGAAGTGGAGTCCGGAGGTGATCGAGATCGGTCCCGTCAACGCGACCATCCACAAGATCGACGAGTGCGTACGCCTCGACGAGATCGAGCGCCTGCATGGGATCTACTACGAGACGCTAATGAATCTGCTGGTCCGGCGCGACTGA
- the acs gene encoding acetate--CoA ligase — protein sequence MHENRVFPPPAEFAKNAAIPSMEAYNALAQQAQDDYEGFWGKLAREHISWHKPFSNVLNEADAPFYKWFEDGELNVSYNCLDRQIEAGNGDKVAIIFEADNGEVTRVTYKELLSRVCQLANAIKAKGVKKGDRVVIYMPMTIDGVAAMQACARIGATHSVVFGGFSAQSLRDRVRDAGAVMLITADGQFRGGKALPLKSIADEALEAECPSCKSVLVVKRTGVECKMVAGRDEWVHDAIKDQPTTCDPVWVSAEHPLFLLYTSGSTGKPKGVQHSTGGYLLMAALTMKWTFDIKPADIFWCTADIGWVTGHTYIAYGPLACGATEVVFEGVPTYPDAGRFWKMIQNHKVNIFYTAPTAIRSLIKAADSTPAVHPKKYDMSSLRLLGTVGEPINPEAWMWYHENVGGGRCPIVDTFWQTETGAHMITPMPGATPLVPGSCTLPFPGIQAAIVDETGQDVANGNGGILVVKRPWPSMIRTIWGDADRFKKSYYPEELGGNLYLAGDGSIRDKDTGYFTIMGRIDDVLNVSGHRMGTMEIESALVANPLVAEAAVVGRPDDLTGEAIVAFVVLKRARPTGEEAAKIVKELQNHVGHEIGPIAKPKDIRFGDNLPKTRSGKIMRRLLRSLAKGEDITQDTSTLENPAILDQLKTTVS from the coding sequence ATGCATGAGAACCGGGTCTTCCCGCCCCCCGCGGAGTTCGCGAAGAATGCAGCAATTCCCAGCATGGAGGCGTACAACGCCCTCGCGCAGCAGGCGCAGGACGACTACGAAGGTTTCTGGGGCAAGCTCGCGCGCGAACACATTTCCTGGCACAAGCCGTTCAGCAACGTCCTGAACGAGGCGGACGCCCCGTTCTACAAGTGGTTCGAGGACGGCGAGCTCAACGTCTCCTACAACTGTCTCGACCGTCAGATCGAGGCCGGCAACGGCGACAAGGTCGCCATCATCTTCGAAGCCGACAACGGGGAAGTCACCCGCGTTACCTACAAGGAACTGCTCTCGCGCGTCTGCCAGCTCGCCAACGCGATCAAGGCGAAGGGCGTCAAGAAGGGCGACCGCGTCGTCATCTACATGCCGATGACGATCGACGGCGTGGCCGCAATGCAGGCCTGCGCGCGCATCGGCGCAACGCATTCGGTGGTCTTCGGCGGGTTCTCGGCGCAGTCGCTGCGGGACCGCGTGCGGGATGCCGGGGCCGTCATGCTGATCACCGCCGACGGCCAGTTCCGTGGCGGCAAGGCGCTGCCGCTCAAGAGCATCGCGGACGAGGCGCTGGAAGCCGAATGCCCGTCCTGCAAGAGCGTGCTGGTGGTGAAGCGCACCGGCGTGGAATGCAAGATGGTGGCGGGACGCGACGAGTGGGTGCACGACGCGATCAAGGATCAGCCGACCACATGTGATCCCGTGTGGGTGAGCGCGGAACATCCGCTCTTCCTGCTCTACACGTCCGGATCGACCGGCAAGCCCAAGGGTGTGCAGCACTCCACCGGCGGCTATCTGCTGATGGCGGCCCTCACCATGAAGTGGACATTCGACATCAAGCCTGCCGACATCTTCTGGTGCACCGCGGACATCGGCTGGGTGACGGGACACACCTACATCGCATACGGCCCGCTCGCGTGCGGCGCAACCGAAGTCGTGTTCGAAGGCGTGCCGACCTATCCCGATGCCGGGCGGTTCTGGAAGATGATCCAGAATCACAAGGTCAACATCTTCTACACGGCGCCGACCGCCATCCGCTCGCTGATCAAGGCGGCAGACTCCACCCCGGCGGTGCATCCGAAGAAGTACGACATGTCCAGCCTGCGGCTGCTCGGCACGGTGGGCGAGCCGATCAACCCGGAAGCGTGGATGTGGTATCACGAGAACGTCGGCGGTGGTCGCTGCCCAATCGTGGACACCTTCTGGCAGACCGAGACCGGCGCGCACATGATCACGCCGATGCCGGGTGCCACGCCGCTCGTGCCGGGGTCGTGCACCCTGCCCTTCCCCGGCATCCAGGCCGCGATCGTCGACGAAACCGGCCAGGACGTCGCCAACGGCAATGGCGGCATCCTCGTGGTGAAGCGCCCGTGGCCGTCGATGATCCGTACCATCTGGGGCGACGCCGACCGCTTCAAGAAGTCCTACTACCCGGAGGAACTCGGCGGCAACCTCTATCTCGCCGGTGACGGTTCGATCCGCGACAAGGACACCGGCTATTTCACCATCATGGGCCGGATCGACGACGTGCTCAACGTCTCCGGGCACCGCATGGGCACCATGGAGATCGAGTCCGCCCTGGTGGCCAATCCGCTGGTGGCCGAAGCCGCGGTGGTCGGCCGCCCGGACGATCTGACCGGCGAGGCGATCGTCGCCTTCGTCGTATTGAAGCGTGCGCGACCGACCGGCGAAGAAGCCGCGAAAATCGTCAAGGAGCTGCAGAACCACGTGGGACATGAAATCGGGCCGATTGCCAAGCCGAAGGACATCCGCTTCGGGGACAATCTGCCGAAGACCCGCTCGGGGAAGATCATGCGCCGGCTCCTGCGCTCGCTGGCGAAGGGCGAGGACATCACGCAGGACACGTCCACGCTCGAGAATCCCGCGATTCTCGATCAGCTGAAGACGACCGTCTCCTAG
- the dapD gene encoding 2,3,4,5-tetrahydropyridine-2,6-dicarboxylate N-succinyltransferase, which yields MKELQAVIEEAFEQRANITPRTVEVKLKDAVDQVIGLLDQGRLRVAEKIDGQWVTHEWVKKAVLLSFRIEDNSVMKSGHTSCFDKVPSKFADYSSRDFRAGGFRIVPPATARRGAFIARNVVLMPSFVNIGAYVDEGTMVDTWATVGSCAQIGKNVHLSGGVGIGGVLEPLQATPTIIEDDCFIGARAEVAEGVIVEEGAVISMGVYIGQSTKIYHRETGEVTYGRVPAGAVVVPGNLPAADGKHSLYCAVVVKQVDAKTRAKTGINELLRGI from the coding sequence ATGAAAGAGCTTCAGGCCGTCATTGAAGAAGCATTCGAGCAGCGCGCCAACATCACCCCGCGCACCGTCGAGGTGAAACTGAAGGATGCGGTCGACCAGGTGATCGGGCTGCTCGACCAGGGCCGGCTGCGGGTTGCCGAGAAGATCGACGGACAGTGGGTGACGCACGAGTGGGTGAAGAAGGCGGTGCTGCTCTCCTTTCGCATCGAAGACAACAGCGTGATGAAGAGCGGCCACACCAGCTGCTTCGACAAGGTGCCGTCGAAGTTCGCCGACTACAGTTCGCGCGATTTTCGCGCCGGCGGCTTTCGCATCGTGCCGCCCGCCACCGCGCGCCGCGGCGCCTTCATCGCCCGGAACGTCGTGCTCATGCCATCGTTCGTCAACATCGGCGCCTATGTGGACGAAGGCACCATGGTGGATACCTGGGCCACCGTCGGCTCCTGTGCACAGATCGGCAAGAACGTGCATCTCTCGGGCGGTGTCGGGATCGGCGGCGTGCTCGAACCGCTGCAGGCGACACCGACGATCATCGAGGACGACTGCTTCATCGGTGCTCGCGCCGAAGTGGCCGAGGGCGTGATCGTCGAGGAAGGCGCCGTGATCTCGATGGGGGTGTACATCGGCCAGAGCACCAAGATCTATCATCGCGAGACTGGTGAAGTCACCTACGGCCGCGTGCCCGCCGGTGCGGTGGTCGTGCCCGGCAATCTGCCGGCGGCGGACGGCAAGCACAGCCTCTATTGCGCTGTCGTCGTGAAGCAGGTCGACGCCAAGACGCGCGCGAAGACCGGGATCAACGAGCTTTTGCGGGGCATCTAG
- the recR gene encoding recombination protein RecR encodes MKTPSSLQELTEALRCLPGVGPKSAQRMAYHLLQRDREGAARLARSLESSLQRIRHCERCNTFTEEAICSLCASPGRDASVLCVVETPADLLMMEQAQCYRGLYFVLMGRLSPLDGVGPRELHLDRLLQRAQEEAVGEIILATNFTHEGEATAHYLAEMLRARGRTVTRIAQGLPAGGELEHVDSGTLAQAMLERRPAP; translated from the coding sequence GTGAAGACACCGTCCAGCCTTCAGGAGCTCACTGAAGCGCTGCGCTGTCTGCCCGGGGTGGGCCCCAAGTCTGCTCAGCGGATGGCTTACCACCTGCTCCAGCGTGATCGCGAAGGGGCGGCCCGCCTGGCACGTTCACTGGAGTCCTCGCTGCAGCGCATCCGCCACTGCGAGCGCTGCAATACCTTCACCGAGGAAGCGATCTGCAGCCTCTGCGCGAGTCCGGGTCGCGACGCTTCTGTCCTGTGCGTGGTCGAGACGCCGGCTGACCTGCTCATGATGGAGCAGGCGCAGTGCTACCGCGGACTGTACTTCGTGCTGATGGGGCGGCTCTCGCCCCTGGATGGTGTCGGCCCGCGCGAGCTTCACCTCGACCGGCTCCTGCAGCGGGCGCAGGAGGAAGCGGTGGGCGAAATCATCCTGGCCACGAATTTCACGCACGAGGGCGAGGCCACCGCGCACTATCTCGCGGAGATGCTGCGGGCACGCGGTCGAACGGTCACGCGTATCGCGCAGGGCCTTCCGGCTGGCGGCGAGCTCGAGCATGTGGACAGCGGAACGCTGGCGCAGGCCATGCTGGAACGGCGGCCGGCGCCGTGA
- the prmB gene encoding 50S ribosomal protein L3 N(5)-glutamine methyltransferase: MYLQARTELSTLRDVLRFAVSRFTEAKLAFGHGTDNAFDEAAYLVLHALHLPLDRLDPFLDARLTRSELGRVLDLVERRVIERCPAAYLTHEAWLGDFRFYVDDRVIVPRSFIAELVRERLAPWLPPAATVSCVLDLCTGSGCLAVLLASHFPEAVVVATDVSTGALAVARRNVAEHDLSNRVELVESDVFAALAGRRFDLIVANPPYVTDAAMFALPCEYRREPELALAGGVDGMNVVRRIVSDAAAHLTDEGLLVVEVGQNRGCVEAAFPHLPLIWPETSGGADRVFVATRADLPGA, translated from the coding sequence ATGTACCTGCAGGCCCGTACCGAACTCTCGACCCTGCGCGATGTTCTGCGCTTTGCGGTGAGCCGCTTCACGGAGGCGAAGCTCGCTTTCGGTCATGGCACCGACAACGCGTTCGACGAAGCCGCCTACCTGGTCCTGCACGCGCTGCACCTGCCGCTCGATCGCCTGGACCCCTTTCTGGACGCGCGACTCACGCGAAGCGAGCTGGGACGCGTGCTCGATCTCGTGGAGCGTCGCGTGATCGAGCGCTGCCCCGCCGCCTATCTCACGCACGAGGCGTGGCTCGGGGATTTTCGGTTCTACGTCGACGACCGGGTGATCGTGCCGCGCTCGTTCATCGCGGAGCTGGTGCGGGAGCGTCTTGCACCGTGGCTGCCCCCCGCCGCGACGGTCTCCTGCGTTCTCGATCTTTGCACCGGCTCGGGCTGCCTCGCCGTGCTGCTGGCATCCCACTTTCCGGAAGCGGTAGTGGTTGCAACCGACGTCTCCACCGGTGCGCTGGCGGTGGCTCGCCGCAACGTCGCGGAGCATGACCTGAGCAATCGCGTCGAGCTGGTGGAATCGGACGTGTTTGCGGCGCTGGCCGGGCGGCGCTTCGATCTCATCGTCGCCAACCCGCCCTATGTGACGGACGCCGCCATGTTTGCGCTGCCGTGCGAGTATCGGCGCGAGCCGGAACTCGCGCTCGCCGGCGGCGTGGATGGCATGAACGTGGTGCGACGGATCGTGAGCGATGCGGCCGCGCACCTTACCGACGAGGGCCTCCTCGTGGTGGAGGTCGGCCAGAACCGCGGCTGCGTCGAGGCGGCCTTTCCGCACCTGCCGCTGATCTGGCCGGAGACGAGCGGCGGCGCGGACCGGGTGTTCGTGGCGACGCGGGCCGATCTGCCGGGCGCATGA
- a CDS encoding YbaB/EbfC family nucleoid-associated protein: MMKNQLAGLMKQAQQMQENMKRVQEELAAVEVEGQSGAGLVKVVMTCRHDVKRVSVDPSLLTDDKDMLEDLIAAAFNDAVRRVETTTQEKMGGFAAGLQLPPGFKLPF, encoded by the coding sequence ATGATGAAGAATCAACTGGCCGGGCTGATGAAACAGGCTCAGCAGATGCAGGAGAACATGAAGCGCGTGCAGGAGGAACTCGCCGCGGTAGAGGTCGAGGGGCAATCCGGCGCGGGCCTCGTCAAGGTCGTGATGACCTGCCGTCACGACGTCAAGCGGGTGTCCGTCGATCCCAGCCTGCTCACCGACGACAAGGACATGCTCGAGGATCTCATTGCCGCCGCCTTCAACGATGCGGTGCGCCGGGTGGAAACCACGACGCAGGAGAAAATGGGCGGCTTCGCGGCCGGCCTTCAATTGCCGCCCGGCTTCAAACTGCCGTTTTGA
- a CDS encoding MBL fold metallo-hydrolase, with protein sequence MRFAPLREFDHGICAIDAGFKRPLLASIHLLREGRAAALIDIGTNHSVPNVLAALAAKGVAATDVRYLILTHVHLDHAGGAGEMLRHLPNAEVVIHPRGARHMVDPARLVAGAQAVYGDAVFRRDYGDIVPIPADRVIETRDEFVLDLNGRPLVFLDTPGHARHHHCVYDARSASFFTGDCFGISYRELDVGDEECIFPTTTPTQFDPVAAHATIDRLIGYAPSQMFLTHYSRVAHVPRLADDLHELIDAHAALAERARNAGAERDRLLEAGVRDLLLGHVSRHGCALDRDAVLDVIGMDVMLNAQGLAAWLDSNRASLSTGEFPAVA encoded by the coding sequence ATGCGCTTTGCACCGCTTCGCGAATTCGATCACGGCATCTGTGCGATCGATGCCGGCTTCAAGCGCCCCCTGCTGGCCTCGATCCACCTGCTGCGCGAAGGTCGGGCAGCGGCGCTGATCGACATCGGCACCAATCATTCGGTCCCGAACGTCCTGGCTGCGCTCGCCGCGAAGGGGGTCGCCGCCACGGATGTCCGCTATCTGATTCTGACCCACGTCCATCTCGACCACGCCGGCGGCGCCGGTGAAATGCTGCGCCATCTGCCCAACGCCGAAGTCGTCATTCACCCGCGCGGCGCGCGCCACATGGTGGACCCGGCGCGACTCGTGGCAGGCGCGCAGGCCGTGTACGGCGACGCCGTGTTCCGGCGGGATTACGGGGACATCGTGCCCATCCCTGCCGACCGCGTGATCGAGACGCGCGACGAGTTCGTGCTGGATCTCAATGGACGGCCGCTCGTGTTTCTCGACACTCCCGGCCATGCGCGCCACCATCACTGCGTCTACGATGCGCGCAGCGCGTCGTTCTTCACCGGCGACTGCTTCGGGATCTCGTACCGGGAACTCGACGTCGGCGATGAGGAATGCATCTTCCCCACGACCACGCCCACGCAGTTCGACCCGGTGGCGGCGCATGCGACGATCGACCGCCTGATTGGGTACGCGCCGTCGCAGATGTTTCTCACCCACTACAGCCGGGTCGCTCATGTGCCCCGTCTTGCCGACGATCTGCATGAGCTGATAGACGCGCACGCGGCTCTCGCCGAGCGCGCGAGGAATGCCGGGGCCGAGCGCGATCGTCTGCTGGAAGCGGGCGTGCGCGATCTCCTGCTCGGGCATGTGTCGAGGCACGGCTGTGCACTCGATCGCGATGCGGTGCTCGACGTCATCGGCATGGACGTCATGCTCAACGCCCAAGGGCTCGCGGCGTGGCTCGACAGCAACCGTGCCAGCCTGAGCACCGGGGAGTTCCCAGCCGTGGCATAA
- the queF gene encoding NADPH-dependent 7-cyano-7-deazaguanine reductase QueF, translating into MLRQPARTLETFANPAPARDFAIHMEIPEFTCLCPKTGQPDFATLYLDYVPDRKCVELKSLKLYIWSYRNEGAFHEAVTNRILDDLVAATKPRFMRLTARFNVRGGIFTHVVAEHRKRGWRPAPPVALGAFPSASPTGNR; encoded by the coding sequence ATGTTGCGACAACCCGCCCGCACCCTGGAGACTTTCGCGAACCCGGCGCCCGCTCGCGACTTCGCCATCCACATGGAGATTCCGGAGTTCACCTGCCTGTGTCCGAAAACCGGTCAGCCCGATTTCGCGACGCTCTATCTGGATTACGTGCCGGATCGCAAGTGCGTGGAACTGAAGAGCCTCAAGCTCTACATCTGGTCCTACCGCAACGAGGGTGCGTTTCACGAGGCGGTGACGAATCGCATCCTCGACGATCTCGTGGCGGCGACCAAACCCCGTTTCATGCGCCTGACCGCGCGCTTCAACGTGCGCGGCGGCATCTTCACGCACGTCGTCGCGGAGCACCGGAAACGTGGCTGGCGCCCTGCCCCGCCGGTTGCGCTCGGTGCCTTCCCGTCGGCATCGCCCACCGGCAATCGCTGA
- a CDS encoding acyloxyacyl hydrolase, whose amino-acid sequence MKKYLPALGCVAVFVAGMPPATAAERFGGSFLYGWSNDSNTDVDMYQGGVQYDFGVQWLPLGNWHLGAYAEFTVGYWDNQSPRATHASLWDVGLTPVLRFQQTDKSMISPFLEAGIGIHYLSETSVSEDRRFGCNFSFGDHVGAGITFGPRNAFELMYRYQHLSNAGICSPNQGINFNEVRLGYWF is encoded by the coding sequence ATGAAGAAATACCTCCCCGCGCTCGGCTGCGTGGCGGTGTTTGTCGCCGGCATGCCGCCCGCGACGGCCGCTGAGCGCTTCGGTGGTTCATTCCTGTACGGCTGGAGCAACGACAGCAATACCGACGTCGACATGTATCAGGGCGGCGTCCAGTATGACTTCGGCGTGCAATGGCTGCCGCTCGGCAACTGGCATCTGGGCGCCTACGCCGAGTTCACCGTGGGTTATTGGGACAACCAGAGCCCGCGCGCGACGCATGCGAGCCTGTGGGACGTCGGGCTGACACCGGTGCTGCGCTTTCAGCAGACCGACAAGAGCATGATTTCGCCGTTTCTCGAGGCGGGGATCGGCATTCACTACCTTTCCGAAACATCGGTGAGCGAGGATCGCCGCTTCGGCTGCAACTTTTCCTTCGGCGATCACGTCGGTGCCGGCATCACCTTCGGGCCGCGCAATGCATTCGAGCTGATGTATCGGTACCAGCACCTCTCGAACGCCGGAATCTGCTCCCCCAACCAGGGCATCAACTTCAACGAGGTCCGCCTCGGCTACTGGTTCTAG
- the dnaX gene encoding DNA polymerase III subunit gamma/tau: MTQVLARKWRPRTFAELVGQEHVVRALANALDQQRLHHAYLFTGTRGVGKTTLARIIAKALNCETGVGSKPCGQCTACREIEGGRFVDLIELDAASNTQVDNMRELLESALYAPTAARFKVYIIDEVHMLSRSAFNAMLKTLEEPPAHVKFILATTDPQKIPVTVLSRCLQFNLKQIPPVQIQARLEHVLGAEGIAHEAAALHLIAQAAQGSLRDSLSLLDQAIAHGDGKVVEAGVREMLGAVDRSYAFDLLEALAAGDGAGLMAQAETLQSRSLSFDAALQELGAVLHNLAVLQLAPAAVSRDDPDFPRIEALARRFTPEELQLNYQIALQGRGDLGAAPDEFAGFTMTLLRMLAFAPAPVGSDTARPTETPRAAPPLAAVGRDAKQAVQPAAVPSADESCADLRIDDWPAFVKSLRMGGMAGMLAQHTELAACADGRLELRVPEAHKHLMEKAYQEKLRAVLKERCGSALRAVEISVGSSGGSTPAELDARNRQARQAEAIAAIEGDPFVRELVEDLGGRIVPDSIRPLS; the protein is encoded by the coding sequence GTGACCCAGGTTCTCGCCCGCAAGTGGCGTCCGCGCACTTTCGCCGAGCTCGTCGGACAGGAGCATGTCGTGCGCGCGCTCGCCAATGCGCTCGACCAGCAGCGGCTGCATCACGCCTATCTCTTCACCGGTACGCGCGGGGTCGGGAAAACCACGCTGGCGCGCATCATCGCCAAGGCGCTCAACTGCGAGACGGGTGTCGGCAGCAAGCCGTGCGGACAGTGCACCGCCTGCCGCGAGATCGAAGGCGGCCGCTTCGTCGACCTGATCGAACTGGATGCCGCATCCAACACTCAGGTCGACAACATGCGCGAGCTGCTCGAAAGCGCGCTCTATGCTCCGACCGCCGCCCGCTTCAAGGTCTACATCATCGATGAAGTGCACATGCTGTCGCGCTCGGCGTTCAACGCGATGCTGAAGACCCTCGAAGAGCCTCCGGCGCACGTCAAGTTCATTCTGGCGACGACCGACCCGCAGAAGATCCCCGTCACCGTGCTCTCGCGGTGCCTGCAGTTCAACCTCAAGCAGATTCCGCCTGTGCAGATCCAGGCGCGGCTGGAGCACGTCCTGGGTGCCGAAGGGATTGCGCATGAGGCCGCCGCCCTGCACCTCATCGCACAGGCAGCGCAGGGCAGCCTGCGCGACAGCCTGAGCCTGCTCGACCAGGCCATCGCGCACGGCGATGGCAAGGTCGTCGAGGCAGGCGTGCGCGAGATGCTCGGCGCAGTCGACAGAAGCTACGCCTTCGATTTGCTGGAGGCGCTGGCGGCAGGGGACGGCGCCGGCCTCATGGCCCAGGCGGAGACGCTGCAAAGCCGCAGCCTGTCCTTCGACGCGGCGTTGCAGGAGCTCGGCGCGGTTCTGCACAACCTGGCCGTGCTGCAGCTCGCGCCCGCGGCGGTGTCACGCGACGATCCGGATTTCCCCCGGATCGAGGCGCTGGCGCGCCGCTTCACGCCGGAAGAGCTGCAGCTCAATTATCAGATCGCGTTGCAGGGGCGTGGCGATCTGGGTGCGGCGCCCGACGAATTCGCGGGCTTCACGATGACCTTGCTGCGAATGCTCGCATTCGCACCGGCACCGGTCGGCAGCGACACGGCACGACCCACCGAGACGCCGCGCGCGGCGCCACCGCTTGCGGCAGTCGGGAGGGACGCCAAGCAGGCGGTGCAACCTGCGGCGGTCCCGTCTGCGGACGAGTCCTGCGCGGATCTGCGCATCGACGACTGGCCCGCATTCGTGAAATCGCTGCGCATGGGCGGCATGGCAGGTATGCTTGCGCAGCACACCGAGCTCGCAGCCTGCGCCGACGGGCGCCTCGAACTGCGTGTGCCAGAGGCGCACAAGCACCTGATGGAAAAAGCCTATCAGGAAAAGCTCCGGGCCGTGCTCAAGGAACGTTGCGGCAGCGCGCTGCGTGCCGTCGAGATCAGCGTGGGGAGCAGCGGCGGCAGCACGCCGGCAGAGCTCGACGCCCGCAACCGACAGGCGCGCCAGGCAGAGGCGATCGCCGCCATCGAAGGCGACCCTTTCGTGCGCGAGCTGGTCGAAGATCTGGGGGGCCGGATCGTTCCGGACTCCATCCGTCCGTTGTCCTGA